One Asterias rubens chromosome 1, eAstRub1.3, whole genome shotgun sequence genomic region harbors:
- the LOC117298598 gene encoding galaxin-like, producing MCCERHQPNPASEVHVIGQDAVIDGDFECCGLTAINTTKTRCCNQAQKDKTPYNDCCGGTTFDTRSQICCEDTVRDLTDGETECCATNAFNPANKVCCGFGTNRVLYDIGHGSCCRATPYSSSLDSCCYGKIHHVPKINEVQGCCKQESYLKTDQVCCEGNLHDRQPGMQCCGRELYNTTSELCCGNTTIPRSTPSLQCCGNTSYDTLQETCCHHVGQSFTGLNLSCCYSTRFTTVDVYNPLTQTCCRGRRDGMF from the exons ATGTGTTGTGAACGACACCAGCCCAACCCTGCCAGTGAGGTTCATGTGATTGGTCAGGACGCAGTGATAGATGGAGACTTTGAATGTTGCGGACTGACTGCTATCAATACCACAAAGACAAGATGTTGTAATCAG gcccAGAAAGATAAAACTCCCTACAACGACTGCTGCGGCGGAACGACCTTTGACACTCGCTCACAAATCTGCTGCGAGGACACAGTAAGAGATCTGACAGATGGAGAAACAGAGTGCTGTGCCACCAACGCTTTTAACCCAGCCAATAAGGTGTGCTGTGGGTTTGGTACAAACAGAGTTCTATACGACATTG GTCATGGAAGTTGCTGCCGTGCTACGCCATACAGCAGTTCGCTGGACTCATGTTGCTATGGAAAGATCCATCATGTCCCTAAGATTAATGAAGTACAAGGCTGCTGTAAGCAAGAGTCGTATCTCAAGACTGATCAAGTGTGCTGCGAAGGAAACCTTCATGATAGACAGCCAGGGATGCAATGCTGTGGGAGAG AGCTGTACAACACAACCTCTGAGCTGTGCTGCGGTAACACCACCATACCACGATCAACCCCGTCCCTCCAGTGCTGTGGGAACACCAGCTACGACACTCTCCAAGAAACCTGCTGTCACCACGTTGGTCAAAGCTTCACGGGCCTGAATCTGTCTTGCTGCTACTCCACCCGATTCACCACAGTAGATGTATATAATCCTCTGACTCAGACTTGTTGTCGTGGAAGAAGAGATGGTATGTTTTAA
- the LOC117292671 gene encoding uncharacterized protein LOC117292671 isoform X1: MQKMKLPPMCAWFCLSIIINIGISSAKGSPKWESCIDVVRGRESFYLPEEESCCQGRILRNTIGISEECCGGQLYNSNTGKCCGGEEWYNDASQDCCDDTVFDLDGQTECCGGQVIDTSITALIPRTCCGDHPVAGTGECCGVNAVYDSQTELCCEGLDGVGHVHTIGRTEVLSRWMQCCGVETIDTRVQHCCNEVPRPKNDFSECCGPETFDVTTQICCVDRFADGVDYKISPLVEGRTECCGLEPINTDNEQCCESKITYNIGDGLCCASHAYNPQRSSCCYNDYSSFNVTLNVPEIVDLQGCCSGQSFLKTDQVCCSGSLYDKQSGHDCCGTELYNTLGQLCCEGNRIDKTSPSSQCCGQHSYEADRQTCCFSHVLDVANGSCCMTGENTYEAYSSLHNQCCVKERRYTPSYGKVHSKDVRCCGTEELKESHLCRNDIGRQIAKEEPTHDRLCCKPRKCHTFDSQTQVCKEGRVTHQRDLTPGLRRCGGDMYSVEDKQCCKGNIQIKTRSFGGSPLLCCGTGTYSPEFQVCYNEKSYDIAEKYAEICRNQPYDNRSHECDPMYQLIRPIAERQQGLTEICGSSKADSGYYPYNPTKHDCCGDMLIGPGETCCNDERFQTPGTGVGEGQCCDGGDGFNPNTHTCCGGNIHSISDDHQCCGGQLLDPASTAEMCCNDRVMPVENGRTECTSGVAHRPTETVCDGVVYEEANGDCCGKVLMNTNQQICCQDKFLYDKATHGDTCCGKVAYDSSNPSEKCCSDTSLYHHANGFICCGNSLMDTFKDVCREVGYASYIFPRQSDLVDCTEGSYDPIRQTCCEGILYNFLGECCGSQVFREGEGLICCGNKMQYRMYGEKTICCGEEVRSSEKHTCCGDKGLAKTRRWETCCDGVVMRRRDCRQKKRKRIPSRLGPSNCGGQLYNASVQGCCNEVLFDSELFACIDSSLQPLCAGTPYDDSTMMCCAGEVHSLETTGCCNGTPYDLSSPNVCCNNVLHHVRNGACCGPNSTPYNLNRNLCCKDKLRKKKNRRSECCGEFAFNPNTDTCCDGKVTRDVPHGACCGNKAFDPAVKMCCPEQGKLFKRRPNTENLLSDSLCCAADMEYNTTAGTCVPKDCTVCKAPSSNKAWREHTTKTTLIRGTISQITQTDNHHLTIHLTRVSHLNLDKQSSDLEFRVTVPSQCGCEELVLNKAYIIMSDGVVEWNEDFDHLTLRPTDFLARAKDQLGRKIKHYVCKHKD; encoded by the exons GGTCACCAAAGTGGGAGAGTTGCATTGATGTTGTGAGGGGAAGGGAAAGTTTTTACCTCCCCGAGGAGGAGTCGTGTTGTCAAGGACGGATTCTCCGAAATACGATAGGAATCAGTGAGGAGTGCT GTGGGGGACAACTTTACAATTCCAACACGGGTAAATGCTGCGGAGGTGAGGAGTGGTACAATGATGCATCGCAGGACTGCTGCGACGACACAGTGTTTGATCTGGACGGGCAGACGGAATGCTGTGGGGGCCAAGTTATAGATACCAGTATCACCGCCCTCATCCCCCGCACCTGTTGTGGAGATCACCCCGTTGCGGGGACGGGAGAGTGCTGCGGAGTCAACGCCGTCTACGATTCGCAAACGGAGCTTTGCTGTGAGGGGCTTGATGGGGTTGGACATGTGCACACGATTGGCAGAACAGAGGTGCTAAGTCGCTGGATGCAATGTTGTGGCGTTGAAACTATCGACACAAGAGTACAGCACTGCTGCAATGAG GTTCCACGACCGAAGAATGATTTCAGTGAGTGCTGTGGACCAGAAACGTTTGACGTAACAACACAAATATGCTGCGTCGACAGATTCGCCGACGGAGTTGACTACAAGATCAGCCCATTGGTTGAAGGACGAACTGAATGTTGCGGACTAGAGCCAATCAACACGGACAATGAACAGTGCTGTGAGTCCAAAATCACCTACAACATTG GCGATGGACTGTGCTGTGCGTCACACGCCTACAATCCCCAGAGGTCCTCCTGCTGTTACAATGACTACTCATCATTTAATGTAACACTGAACGTTCCTGAGATTGTGGACTTGCAGGGCTGTTGCAGTGGGCAGTCTTTCTTGAAGACTGACCAAGTATGCTGTTCAGGGAGCCTCTATGATAAACAATCCGGTCATGATTGCTGTGGGACAG AATTGTACAACACTTTAGGACAACTTTGTTGTGAGGGTAACCGAATAGACAAAACCTCCCCATCTTCTCAATGCTGCGGACAACACTCGTACGAGGCGGACCGACAGACTTGCTGTTTCAGTCATGTGCTGGACGTGGCGAACGGGTCATGCTGTATGACCGGGGAAAACACCTACGAGGCCTACTCCAGCCTACACAATCAGTGCTGCGTCAAAGAAAGAAGATACACACCCTCATATG GCAAGGTGCACAGTAAAGATGTCAGGTGCTGTGGTACTGAGGAACTGAAAGAGTCTCACTTGTGCAGGAATGATATTGGACGTCAGATAGCCAAGGAGGAACCTACACATGATAGGCTCTGCTGCAAACCAAGAAAATGTCACACATTTGACTCTCAAACACAG GTTTGTAAAGAAGGCAGGGTGACACACCAACGGGATCTGACACCTGGACTGCGCCGTTGTGGTGGAGATATGTACAGTGTAGAGGATAAGCAATGCTGCAAAGGAAATATCCAGATTAAGACAAGAAGCTTTGGTGGATCCCCTCTGCTGTGCTGTGGCACAGGTACCTACAGTCCAGAGTTTCAAGTATGTTATAACGAGAAGAGTTATGACATCGCAGAGAAGTATGCTGA GATTTGTCGCAATCAACCGTACGACAACAGAAGTCATGAGTGTGACCCTATGTACCAACTGATCCGTCCAATCGCTGAGCGGCAACAGGGTCTGACTGAAATCTGTGGTAGCAGCAAGGCAGATAGCGGCTACTACCCGTACAATCCAACTAAACATGATTGCTGTGGGGATATGCTGATAGGGCCAGGGGAGACATGTTGCAACGATGAGCGCTTTCAGACTCCAGGTACCGGGGTTGGTGAGGGACAATGCTGCGATGGAGGAGATGGTTTCAACCCTAACACCCACACATGCTGCGGTGGCAACATTCACAGCATATCTGATG ATCACCAGTGCTGTGGCGGCCAGCTGCTTGACCCAGCCAGCACAGCAGAGATGTGTTGCAATGACCGTGTTATGCCAGTGGAGAACGGTAGGACTGAGTGTACGTCAGGCGTGGCACACAGACCCACGGAGACAGTGTGTGACGGCGTGGTTTATGAAGAAGCCAACGGAGACTGCTGCGGGAAGGTCTTGATGAATACAAACCAACAGATCTGCTGTCAGGACAAGtt CCTTTACGACAAGGCTACTCATGGGGACACTTGCTGTGGAAAAGTCGCCTATGATTCCTCTAACCCATCAGAAAAATGCTGTTCAGACACCTCTCTCTACCATCATGCCAACGGCTTTATCTGTTGCGGAAACAGTCTCATGGATACTTTCAAAGACGTGTGTCGAGAAGTCGGCTATGCTTCCTACATCTTCCCGAGACAGAGCGATTTGGTGGACTGTACTGAAGGAAGCTACGACCCAATACGCCAGACCTGCTGTGAAGGAATCCTGTACAACTTTCTCGGAGAATGCTGCGGGAGTCAAGTCTTCAGGGAGGGTGAGGGCTTGATCTGCTGCGGGAACAAGATGCAATATCGCATGTACGGAGAGAAGACGATATGCTGTGGAGAGGAAGTTAGGAGTAGCGAAAAACATACATGCTGTGGAGACAAAGGCCTGGCCAAGACACGTCGATGGGAGACTTGTTGCGACGGGGTTGTGATGAGAAGGCGTGATTGTcgtcaaaagaaaagaaagaggaTCCCCTCTAGGCTTGGCCCATCAAATTGTGGCGGTCAACTCTATAATGCGTCTGTGCAAGGTTGTTGTAATGAAGTACTGTTTGACTCTGAGCTATTTGCATGTATAGACAGCAGTTTGCAACCTCTGTGCGCTGGTACCCCGTACGATGACTCCACCATGATGTGCTGTGCTGGCGAGGTACACAGTTTGGAAACCACTGGTTGCTGCAATGGAACACCGTACGACCTGTCATCGCCGAACGTATGCTGTAACAACGTCCTGCACCATGTAAGAAATGGAGCATGCTGCGGACCCAACAGTACGCCCTACAACCTCAATAGGAATCTCTGCTGCAAAGACAAACTTCGGAAGAAGAAGAACAGACGCAGCGAGTGCTGTGGTGAATTCGCATTCAACCCCAACACAGACACATGCTGTGATGGTAAAGTCACTCGCGATGTCCCTCACGGAGCGTGCTGCGGAAACAAGGCTTTTGATCCTGCCGTGAAGATGTGCTGTCCAGAGCAGGGGAAGCTGTTTAAGCGTCGCCCTAACACCGAGAACCTCCTGAGTGACAGCCTTTGCTGTGCAGCCGATATGGAGTACAACACAACCGCAGGAACTTGCGTACCCAAAg ATTGTACAGTGTGCAAGGCCCCATCATCAAACAAAGCCTGGCGAGAACACACCACAAAGACTACGCTGATCCgaggcaccatatctcaaatcACACAAACTGACAACCACCATCTTACAATACATCTCACACGAGTCAGTCATCTCAACCTCGACAAACAATCATCCGACCTGGAGTTTAGAGTGACTGTGCCGTCTCAATGCGGATGCGAGGAACTCGTACTCAATAAAGCTTACATCATCATGAGCGATGGAGTCGTTGAATGGAACGAAGACTTTGATCATCTCACGCTTCGACCGACCGACTTCTTGGCCAGAGCCAAAGATCAACTCGGAAGAAAAATTAAACACTATGTATGTAAGCATAAAGATTAG
- the LOC117292671 gene encoding uncharacterized protein LOC117292671 isoform X2 has product MQKMKLPPMCAWFCLSIIINIGISSAKGSPKWESCIDVVRGRESFYLPEEESCCQGRILRNTIGISEECCGGQLYNSNTGKCCGGEEWYNDASQDCCDDTVFDLDGQTECCGGQVIDTSITALIPRTCCGDHPVAGTGECCGVNAVYDSQTELCCEGLDGVGHVHTIGRTEVLSRWMQCCGVETIDTRVQHCCNEVPRPKNDFSECCGPETFDVTTQICCVDRFADGVDYKISPLVEGRTECCGLEPINTDNEQCCESKITYNIGDGLCCASHAYNPQRSSCCYNDYSSFNVTLNVPEIVDLQGCCSGQSFLKTDQVCCSGSLYDKQSGHDCCGTELYNTLGQLCCEGNRIDKTSPSSQCCGQHSYEADRQTCCFSHVLDVANGSCCMTGENTYEAYSSLHNQCCVKERRYTPSYGKVHSKDVRCCGTEELKESHLCRNDIGRQIAKEEPTHDRLCCKPRKCHTFDSQTQVCKEGRVTHQRDLTPGLRRCGGDMYSVEDKQCCKGNIQIKTRSFGGSPLLCCGTGTYSPEFQVCYNEKSYDIAEKYAEICRNQPYDNRSHECDPMYQLIRPIAERQQGLTEICGSSKADSGYYPYNPTKHDCCGDMLIGPGETCCNDERFQTPGTGVGEGQCCDGGDGFNPNTHTCCGGNIHSISDDHQCCGGQLLDPASTAEMCCNDRVMPVENGRTECTSGVAHRPTETVCDGVVYEEANGDCCGKVLMNTNQQICCQDKFLYDKATHGDTCCGKVAYDSSNPSEKCCSDTSLYHHANGFICCGNSLMDTFKDVCREVGYASYIFPRQSDLVDCTEGSYDPIRQTCCEGILYNFLGECCGSQVFREGEGLICCGNKMQYRMYGEKTICCGEEVRSSEKHTCCGDKGLAKTRRWETCCDGVVMRRRDCRQKKRKRIPSRLGPSNCGGQLYNASVQGCCNEVLFDSELFACIDSSLQPLCAGTPYDDSTMMCCAGEVHSLETTGCCNGTPYDLSSPNVCCNNVLHHVRNGACCGPNSTPYNLNRNLCCKDKLRKKKNRRSECCGEFAFNPNTDTCCDGKVTRDVPHGACCGNKAFDPAVKMCCPEQGKLFKRRPNTENLLSDSLCCAADMEYNTTAGTCVPKALDVHSLKLT; this is encoded by the exons GGTCACCAAAGTGGGAGAGTTGCATTGATGTTGTGAGGGGAAGGGAAAGTTTTTACCTCCCCGAGGAGGAGTCGTGTTGTCAAGGACGGATTCTCCGAAATACGATAGGAATCAGTGAGGAGTGCT GTGGGGGACAACTTTACAATTCCAACACGGGTAAATGCTGCGGAGGTGAGGAGTGGTACAATGATGCATCGCAGGACTGCTGCGACGACACAGTGTTTGATCTGGACGGGCAGACGGAATGCTGTGGGGGCCAAGTTATAGATACCAGTATCACCGCCCTCATCCCCCGCACCTGTTGTGGAGATCACCCCGTTGCGGGGACGGGAGAGTGCTGCGGAGTCAACGCCGTCTACGATTCGCAAACGGAGCTTTGCTGTGAGGGGCTTGATGGGGTTGGACATGTGCACACGATTGGCAGAACAGAGGTGCTAAGTCGCTGGATGCAATGTTGTGGCGTTGAAACTATCGACACAAGAGTACAGCACTGCTGCAATGAG GTTCCACGACCGAAGAATGATTTCAGTGAGTGCTGTGGACCAGAAACGTTTGACGTAACAACACAAATATGCTGCGTCGACAGATTCGCCGACGGAGTTGACTACAAGATCAGCCCATTGGTTGAAGGACGAACTGAATGTTGCGGACTAGAGCCAATCAACACGGACAATGAACAGTGCTGTGAGTCCAAAATCACCTACAACATTG GCGATGGACTGTGCTGTGCGTCACACGCCTACAATCCCCAGAGGTCCTCCTGCTGTTACAATGACTACTCATCATTTAATGTAACACTGAACGTTCCTGAGATTGTGGACTTGCAGGGCTGTTGCAGTGGGCAGTCTTTCTTGAAGACTGACCAAGTATGCTGTTCAGGGAGCCTCTATGATAAACAATCCGGTCATGATTGCTGTGGGACAG AATTGTACAACACTTTAGGACAACTTTGTTGTGAGGGTAACCGAATAGACAAAACCTCCCCATCTTCTCAATGCTGCGGACAACACTCGTACGAGGCGGACCGACAGACTTGCTGTTTCAGTCATGTGCTGGACGTGGCGAACGGGTCATGCTGTATGACCGGGGAAAACACCTACGAGGCCTACTCCAGCCTACACAATCAGTGCTGCGTCAAAGAAAGAAGATACACACCCTCATATG GCAAGGTGCACAGTAAAGATGTCAGGTGCTGTGGTACTGAGGAACTGAAAGAGTCTCACTTGTGCAGGAATGATATTGGACGTCAGATAGCCAAGGAGGAACCTACACATGATAGGCTCTGCTGCAAACCAAGAAAATGTCACACATTTGACTCTCAAACACAG GTTTGTAAAGAAGGCAGGGTGACACACCAACGGGATCTGACACCTGGACTGCGCCGTTGTGGTGGAGATATGTACAGTGTAGAGGATAAGCAATGCTGCAAAGGAAATATCCAGATTAAGACAAGAAGCTTTGGTGGATCCCCTCTGCTGTGCTGTGGCACAGGTACCTACAGTCCAGAGTTTCAAGTATGTTATAACGAGAAGAGTTATGACATCGCAGAGAAGTATGCTGA GATTTGTCGCAATCAACCGTACGACAACAGAAGTCATGAGTGTGACCCTATGTACCAACTGATCCGTCCAATCGCTGAGCGGCAACAGGGTCTGACTGAAATCTGTGGTAGCAGCAAGGCAGATAGCGGCTACTACCCGTACAATCCAACTAAACATGATTGCTGTGGGGATATGCTGATAGGGCCAGGGGAGACATGTTGCAACGATGAGCGCTTTCAGACTCCAGGTACCGGGGTTGGTGAGGGACAATGCTGCGATGGAGGAGATGGTTTCAACCCTAACACCCACACATGCTGCGGTGGCAACATTCACAGCATATCTGATG ATCACCAGTGCTGTGGCGGCCAGCTGCTTGACCCAGCCAGCACAGCAGAGATGTGTTGCAATGACCGTGTTATGCCAGTGGAGAACGGTAGGACTGAGTGTACGTCAGGCGTGGCACACAGACCCACGGAGACAGTGTGTGACGGCGTGGTTTATGAAGAAGCCAACGGAGACTGCTGCGGGAAGGTCTTGATGAATACAAACCAACAGATCTGCTGTCAGGACAAGtt CCTTTACGACAAGGCTACTCATGGGGACACTTGCTGTGGAAAAGTCGCCTATGATTCCTCTAACCCATCAGAAAAATGCTGTTCAGACACCTCTCTCTACCATCATGCCAACGGCTTTATCTGTTGCGGAAACAGTCTCATGGATACTTTCAAAGACGTGTGTCGAGAAGTCGGCTATGCTTCCTACATCTTCCCGAGACAGAGCGATTTGGTGGACTGTACTGAAGGAAGCTACGACCCAATACGCCAGACCTGCTGTGAAGGAATCCTGTACAACTTTCTCGGAGAATGCTGCGGGAGTCAAGTCTTCAGGGAGGGTGAGGGCTTGATCTGCTGCGGGAACAAGATGCAATATCGCATGTACGGAGAGAAGACGATATGCTGTGGAGAGGAAGTTAGGAGTAGCGAAAAACATACATGCTGTGGAGACAAAGGCCTGGCCAAGACACGTCGATGGGAGACTTGTTGCGACGGGGTTGTGATGAGAAGGCGTGATTGTcgtcaaaagaaaagaaagaggaTCCCCTCTAGGCTTGGCCCATCAAATTGTGGCGGTCAACTCTATAATGCGTCTGTGCAAGGTTGTTGTAATGAAGTACTGTTTGACTCTGAGCTATTTGCATGTATAGACAGCAGTTTGCAACCTCTGTGCGCTGGTACCCCGTACGATGACTCCACCATGATGTGCTGTGCTGGCGAGGTACACAGTTTGGAAACCACTGGTTGCTGCAATGGAACACCGTACGACCTGTCATCGCCGAACGTATGCTGTAACAACGTCCTGCACCATGTAAGAAATGGAGCATGCTGCGGACCCAACAGTACGCCCTACAACCTCAATAGGAATCTCTGCTGCAAAGACAAACTTCGGAAGAAGAAGAACAGACGCAGCGAGTGCTGTGGTGAATTCGCATTCAACCCCAACACAGACACATGCTGTGATGGTAAAGTCACTCGCGATGTCCCTCACGGAGCGTGCTGCGGAAACAAGGCTTTTGATCCTGCCGTGAAGATGTGCTGTCCAGAGCAGGGGAAGCTGTTTAAGCGTCGCCCTAACACCGAGAACCTCCTGAGTGACAGCCTTTGCTGTGCAGCCGATATGGAGTACAACACAACCGCAGGAACTTGCGTACCCAAAg CTTTGGACGTGCATAGCTTAAAGTTGACTTAA